gaaattctgccttttttacATGAAGATATTTTGCTGGtgacaataacaaaatatttccttGGCAGAATGATCATGATTTAGACATAGATCTGTATTAATTATCCTGCTtgactcagaatagaatatattGCATCAATGCTATGAATATGTCCTTTCTCTGTTCCCATTTCTATaagttcttctcttccttcccttctccctaacATTATTTCAAGTACTTTGTAGTCTGGAAGACCTGGCTCCATTTTACACAGCCCTGTGGAAATGGTATTGGAACTTAAGCTTAATTGGACTTTGGGGCCAGAATTGCCCAGAAAAATGGCCTCAAAATTTgacaagtaaaaacaaacaaatcacttTCCCCAACTACTTCCCTCAGATGCCTGCTGGCTGGTCCCCTACCTTGAGGTTCTGATTCAATGATTAGTCTCTGTCTAAAATCTTCATATTGGGAGATGGCCTAGGCCACTGTACACACTTTTACTACTTCACTGTCCAGCTTTCTCCACATCCACATGGATGATAATCTTCTTGAATCTGCTGAACCACTTCAGCTCTACATTGGCCTCTTTCCTCCAGGCTCCTGTTCCTAATCTTATAATAGATATTGCTCTGCCAAGTCTCAGCCTCAGATTACTCCCACTAATTGCTGCCTTTGCTCCTACTCACTTTCTgttaaaaggagctggagaaaatCACAGAGCCAAACTTACTGGGTCCATTTtaaatttgttaataataatagctaacatttatagagcatctgctatgtgccaagcattgtgctaagtgtgtTCCTCAATAGTCAGCATATTCTAGTTCCCCCACCTCTCAACAACCCACTCCAGGGTTATTCATTCCTTCTACTCGGCTCTCTGGAATGCCTGTTCAATAAGTAACAAATCTGCtttcatttaaatcttttcctttctcttccatcttccatcAGACCTTCAGGAGGTGCTGCCTCCCTGGGCACCCTTAGCAGCACTGGTTGAGCTAACCCCATCTCCCCCTAACCCCCAACTTCACTGGTAATGGGGCAGGGGGCCGTGGGAGTCACAATACTGCTTACTCTTCTTTGCCACTTAAATAGGCTCTCCCTCTACTATCATCCAATAACCTCCTTTCCATTTGAGAATCATTCAGTCCTTATTTATCACCTGGTCAAGATTCTGGTAGCTGTTACCTACTgatgactctttttttcccccttcctttatGAGTTCACTGATTGactaatgttctttctctcctattctcatatttttaaacccttccaagacagaagagtagtaagagctagataGTGAGGCTTAAGTTAACTTTGGACATCTCATCTTAAGGCACTTCAAGATACATACTgatatgagggcagctaggtagctcagtgaactgaAAGGCAGGCcaaagagatcctgggttcaaacctgacctgagatacttccttgctgtgtgattctgggcaagttacttaccctgctcccccattgcctagccctcaccactcttctgcctttgaaacaatatatttctaagccagaaggtgagtttaaatatgtatttatatatatacatatatatacatacatatatatatatacacacacacatagatatgcTGATATGAACTTAAACACTCACCTTTTCATTTCACTTAATTTGCACAAACTATGGGCACTATCCaccttttccattttcatattcatgaactctgaaattcctttatcttttgCCAATTCTCCCTTACTCTGTGTCTTGAAATCCCTAACCCTGTTCTTCAACCTCACCATGACCTCCAATTTCTCCACCCCTCAGTTACTTCTCTGGTCATCTGCCCTGGACTGACTATACTCTCTTCCTTTCTACATCTTGACCTCCTGGTGAACTAGTTCAGCTCTACATTGTTCTCTCTAATCCCTTGTTTCTAATCTGATAACAGATATTGCTCTGCCAAGTCTCAACCTTGGAGTACTCCCACAATTTGCTACCTTTGCTCCTACTAACCTGCTAAAGGAACCTGGAGAAAATCACAAAGCTGAACTAACTGGTAGATTCATTAtgaatttgttaataataataataataaaagctaatatttacatagcacttgctatatgccaggcagtgtgttaaatgctttatagatattatgtcatttgatcctcatgaccaccctgggaagtagatgatattatccctattttacagctgaggaaaccaaggcagacagttaaatgacttgttcaagctcacacagctaagtgtctgagaccagatttaaactcaggtctttctgacattCAGGCATGAGTCACCTGGATGCCCTAATTATTACATAATTTCAACTGGATTCTTGATATatcaaggcaatccttttatgcTTCCCTAGATGATTCACTATCCCATTCACCACAATGCTCATCTAAATGTTTAAAATTCTCCTCAGACTTACCAAGTCCCACCCCATCCCTGCACTAAACTGAGAACTTTACCTCAAATTTCACTGAAATAGTTGAAGCTATTTGGTGAgagcttcttcttttcctctcctcatctCATATCAGTAAGATGCCTTTCTACCATTATCTCCTCTTCAAcaatctcacatgaagaggtggcCTTACTCCTTGCAAAAATAAACACACTCTATATGAACAAGTGATTCCATTACATCCATCTTCCCTTAGCAGATTGTCCTCTCCATCATTCCCATTCTTtcttaagccctcaccttccatctaagaatgaATAACATATATTGGTTgcaaagaagagcagtaaggggttaagtaacttgctcagggtcacacagctagttagtgttggaggttagatttgaacccaggacgtcccatctctgGACTTaacttcactgagccacctaggtgcctgccccattttaaaaaaatatgtatgtatgtatatatctatatttctgtttcttatatcaGTATTGAATCCTAATTTTCCCTCCCCATATCCAACCCCCGAGCCATCCCATGGGATAGgtattttttaagaggaaaaaaaaggcagtatGACAGAGCAATACActgaaaaagtccaaaaacatTTACAGTGTAACACTTGTGTACCTCCCACCTCTACAGTGGGATACATTGCAAGTGTCTTCCTGTATCTCTTCATTAAAATCCCacttaatctttataattttattacatttgctttttttttttttttttttgctgtgttgttctttccatttgcattgttaCTGTGTGCATTGCtttcttggctctgtttacttcactctacaCTACTTCATATAGATATTTCTATGCTTCTCTCAATTTATCACATAAATCATTTCTTACTGTGATGGTATTCTATTGTAtcaatataccacaatttgtttagccataccTCAATCGATAAGCTTCTATTTCCAATTCCGAGCTATAAAAAaatcactgctataaatattttggagtatatagggactttttttcttatctagtACTGAATGGAGTTTCTGGTTCGAAGGATAtgggcattttagtcactttaatTGCATTATTACTAATTACCTTCCAAAAGGGTGTTTTTCATTTCACAGGTGTCAGAATGTGCTAGTGTGTCCATCTTCCCACAGCCCCCCCAACATTGACTtgccattttttgtcatttttgccaattttcagtGTAtgaggttgttttgatttgaatttctcttagtgatttatagcattttttcatgtacttgGAACTATTTTGCTATTCTaagaattatttgttcatatcttttggtcaTTGACCTTTTAGGAAATGACTATTAGcagatatttgtgtatatatgtatacatatatttgtatgtgcatatatatgaaaattatttatcttaGATATCAAATTCATCATAGCAATTTGATACCAAGATGTTTTCCCTCCTTCAACCACTTCCTACAAAAGGTTTTCAATTTCAAGTACTCAAAGttctccattttatcttttgtaattatcTCGTTTGGTTGAGTACATTATgtatcatgtatttatttataaatgtatgaGATACATACGGATGTGCTTATGTGTATAGTATGTGTCTCACCCATTGATGTGAGAGGTATAGTTTGATCTGATATCAAAATCACATATCTATTTATAATGTATTGTGGAATGCAGGATAAAGTTTTAGTCTAATCTAAGCTTAATTTGTCAGATTTGCTTTCCAGTTCTCAGTTTTTATCATATGGGAAAATTTTTCCCTTGATAACATATAAAGCTAGCAAATGCTAAAATTATAAAGTTGAGAATAGGAATGCATTATCTggcaaatatatgtgtatataatatacacatatatataaataacataggTAATTTATATGCAAATGACTAGAAACTTTTGAGGATATAGTGAGAATCACCtaggaaaaaaccaaaacacctacaatgctataaatattagtaaaataAAGATCCTTTGATACCCTAGGGCTGGAATCCCACTGGGCAGATACCCACCTccaacagtatttttttttaacccttaattttttttggtgtattgtcttataggtggaagattggtaagggtgggcaatgggggttaagtgacttgcccagggtcacacagctgggaagtggctgaggccgggtttgaacctaggacctcctatctctaggcctgactctcactccactgagctacccagctgcccccctccaatAGTATTTGCAACCCATTCACACCTTTTTATTTGGTGTGTCTTGTTCTTATCCTCTCATAAATCCTTATAGGGGACTTATTTTAAATGGTAGGGACCTTTTTTAAAGATCTTCAGGGATAGAAATGGCCCAGGTTGGCAATGTccatcagttattttttttttattattgaatcaTACAGAAGAATGACACACAGCTAGGGATAAGTTCATTAACAATACTAGGAAATATCAATTACTTGGGTTAGATTGAATGTACtcaaaattaactaaaaaacaaaactactatACCCTGGTTAGGGCAGGGAACTCAATATAAGGttacaatactacctaaattaatataaattctaGGTAATAAATCTgcaagagggatttttttttagaacttgTTACACAAAAATGGCAATACTAGATTGAGTCAATTAAACCCGGAAATCCAATCCTGTCACTACCATTTAATAGTTGTATGGCTAtaagtaaatcatttaaactgtccaaacttcagttttctcaacttgTCAGATTTAGACGACACTTCTAGTATCATCTACCTCAGGAGAGGTTCAAATAACATATTATGAAAACCTAAAAGCACTACATGCCATCTATTATTATAAAACTTGTAATTTCATTATATAATATAGGGCACTCCTGTAAGGAACTTTCTCTCAAATCtatattatgaaattatattaCAATATTATGAAGTTGACTGGGGCAGAAAGGTGGAATAACTTACCCAATAGTCACATAGTATGttagaggtggaacttgaacccacATCTCTGACTTCAAggttagctctctatccactattttAGGGGTTAGCAAACTATAGTATAggctagtggttcccaaacttttttggcctactgccccctttccagaaaaaaatattacctagcacccctggaaattaaatttttttttaaatttttatagtaattaataggaaagataaatgcacctatggccatcaccgcccccccccaatcgctgcagtacccaccagggggtggtggcacccactttgggaattactggtatAGGCCAATGGCTAAATCTGGCCTGCTACCTATTCTCATTTTGGCCCATGAATcaagaatgatttttacatttttaaaatgtactttcaaaaaaaatcttaaatattttttatgtaaCAAAGATTCACACAAATAAAAGCTCAAAACATGACAAACCAGAATAGGgaaagaaataattctttaatACAATTGGAAAAACTGGATCACAGCATGAAAGATTAACTTGGAACTCTATTATGTTTAAATTCAAGGTAGGTcagaatttaaacaaaaatatatctaacatcagaagagaataatatttttatcaactgtgatgaggaaatgaaaaatgtAGCCCTAAAAGTTGGCAAACAAGAATTTCTCCAAAGATtctatgatatataaaaatagctGTTTGTTAATCCACTGAAcattattcaaagaaaaatagacaaaTGCTCAGGAGAAAGCCACTTCTGTTATAAACATGAATAGCTGTATATTAGTCACTTTTATTTATGTGGGAGTTATCTACCACTACATGTGTTTTGGTCTTCTATGTGTGAGAAGTTCTCTGTAACAGTTGAGaacttaaaatgtatataaaacaagCTTTCAGCATCTATCTTTGAATCTTTACAGGTGAGTTGGTTCTTACCACAAAACAATAttaatttctcaatatttttaaagaaagtcttGGAATAAAAGTAGGAAGTATCTACAATTTAGTCTACTGATCTCAAAACTCTTATACAATCAAACTTTTCTCACCTATGTCTTACTTAATAGTGTATAAGTTGCTAGCAAATAAGGGTgccacagagagagaaacaggataAATTCAAACTAGGCaacagaaaaatggtaaaatgtaaataaagtcaaatttccATATGAACAATCTTCAAGCCAAAGGATGGAATATGAGCCATTTGCCAGTACGAGGTGAGTAGTGAATTTATAGGCAGAGACTTATTTTTCCAGGAGTGATTCTAGTTGTTCCTCCAAGGAACTAAGCTgttgcttctctctttcttcctgttGTTTGAGCTCATCCAGCACAGCCTGAAGACGAGTCTTGAGTGCCAGATTTTCTACTTTGATAATGAGGTCTTCCTGTCGTTTTGCTCTCCCCTGGGTCTCCTGGAGTTTCCCTTTCATTATATCAATCTGTTTCTGAATTCCCATAACCATCTGATTTGTTTGCTCGTTTTCTTGGCGCTGTTCATCAGATTCATCAAGCTTGTCTTGTAGCTGCCTCTCTAGGTCTTCCTCAGTGTCAATGATGTTTATATCTTCATCATCATGAGGAtctctctcatcttcctcttcACTACTGCTGCTAATGTCATTAAATATCTCTCGAAGCTCATCATGTTCTGAGGAGCCATGGCCCTGCTTATGGCCACTCATTCCTGGAGAGGAAATATCTAAGCCTGCCAGGGAAACTTGGTTGTCTGCTTCCTTTGTTTCATCTTCTGCAATTACCTCCCACCGGGTACTGACAGCTTCTGCATCTGTACTTAGAAgcctttttacttctttttccacATCTGGTGATTCAATATACTTCTTCTTGGCTGTCTTACGGAACCTTCTCTTTCTGACATTCTTTAGTGGCAGAGTGATACCATGGTTCCAGATGAattttctctccctgtctttatctttcttcttacTTGCTTTTGGATCAGTAGTAGCAACTGGTTCTTCTGGAGGTGGGTAAAGATCCCCCTCCACACTGCACACAAGCATCTGGCAGATATCTGCTGTCTTGTAAAAGGTTTTTTTATCTATGGTTTTCATGGATTCAGTAACACAGGGAAGGTCAACCACCTTAGCAGCTAATGGAGCACGATCTACCCTGACAATTCCATGACGTCCATCTGCATGTAATTCAATGGTTAATTTATCTTTCAGGTTAACACTTCCCGACTGTATTGCCCTTCTCACAGTGGAAGCATATTCTGGGGGTAAGCGTAATATGAACTGGCTTTCCAGCTCATGGGGAGcatcttctttgtttttgctcatCTTTTGTTTTGTAACAGTCATTTCCTCTTGTCTTGTTTCAGAGTGAATTTTTGTATCATTCAGAAgctaaaaagtaaagaaaaaagtaaagtaaaatacaGCACATAAAATACACTACAGCTTGAATACATTAGGAAAtcaaactcttaaaaaaatacttttgttgTTAAGCAAGATTCCACCAGGATAATCTAATTCAATACTTCCTCACAAATCTTCTAAAGTATGTGTAggtagaatttgctccccagaactatCTTATCCAGCCTCCCATTTGCATCCTTACATTACCTGTGTATGCTATGAGTGAACGCACTGAAGATAAAAGTTTTGGTGTAACCCGGCTCCTCTCTGTTCTTGGAATGCGGCTGTGGGTCGGGGGAagagcttggcaggaaagtttactcacATGGTCATGTGTaagctttgtacttctattttttatttcttctacttcaagtgattactaataaatcttataaaatatagtacttggagttattgacactaatttaaatcttacaagtaTTTTGTCCAgttttatgaattttaatttttagcagCCAGAAGGCAATGaaactgaaatgaaatgaagTCTAAACTAATTATTTGTGAATAACTTTGGTAAAAAGTGAGGCtcttgaaaatgaaatgaagttaCTTATTTCTCTGGAAATTTGGCAAGTCTCCACAACATTCAATAAAAGACTAGTTTCAAAGTCTTTATTTCAAACTAATTAATTACATAGAaacatacatatcatatataggatatatgtaggtatgtggtgtttttttttaaccagattACTTCTGTGTGTGATTAAATGAATAGAAGGCTTTCTAAAAGAATGAAACTACTGAAAGAAACTGAACTCTGTACCTCTTTTAGAACTCCCACTTAGCTTCCGCTGCATCCTACACTGTGAGATTAGGGCTCAACCCACTGCTTCAGCATATTCCTACAAGATAAAAAAGCTGCAgaggaaaaacacacacacacacacacacacacacacacacacacacaccccaacaacaaaaaaaaacctgtcatAAATTTTTACCACTTAATTCAATGAAGATTAATGACAGTCTCACACcaatctcttctcttcccctagCCCAGGATTTATAGGAAGAAAcggagataaaaaaaattgtctgTGATCTACACTGGTGAAGGGTTTACTCTCACAAACCAGAGCACAGATTCACTTAAGTCCTGAAATATGTGAAGGGGACataccttccatttcttcaactgGTAATAAAAATGCTGTCATACAACATATCTGAATATATACATTATCACTTTTTGCataataaaatgcaataaaaatgaaaaggcaagcaacggtataggaaaatatatgtaataagtaATAAATACTAGTGGATCAAACAAAATATTCATACAAACACATAGTTAagatatatactttaaaaaacctGTAATGTAGATTGTAATCCCATTACTGAGGATGGTATTTGAGAACTGCTATAGTCAAAAACTCAAGACTGGCTTTTCAAAACTTAGCAAGGATGGTCCCTGGACAATGTATGACTGAGCTAGAAACATTTCCAGCTTGATATACTTTGCCAGAGCTTGTGTTAAACTCACAGTGCTTTAGCAATGAAGCATCAGAG
The window above is part of the Gracilinanus agilis isolate LMUSP501 chromosome 4, AgileGrace, whole genome shotgun sequence genome. Proteins encoded here:
- the LOC123247784 gene encoding transcription initiation factor TFIID subunit 7; this encodes MTVTKQKMSKNKEDAPHELESQFILRLPPEYASTVRRAIQSGSVNLKDKLTIELHADGRHGIVRVDRAPLAAKVVDLPCVTESMKTIDKKTFYKTADICQMLVCSVEGDLYPPPEEPVATTDPKASKKKDKDRERKFIWNHGITLPLKNVRKRRFRKTAKKKYIESPDVEKEVKRLLSTDAEAVSTRWEVIAEDETKEADNQVSLAGLDISSPGMSGHKQGHGSSEHDELREIFNDISSSSEEEDERDPHDDEDINIIDTEEDLERQLQDKLDESDEQRQENEQTNQMVMGIQKQIDIMKGKLQETQGRAKRQEDLIIKVENLALKTRLQAVLDELKQQEEREKQQLSSLEEQLESLLEK